A portion of the Cyanobium sp. PCC 7001 genome contains these proteins:
- a CDS encoding FkbM family methyltransferase — protein MGLFDSRDRFLAFCEVFQSLTNSQCLQDLFALYCHGPKPGYFLEFGLANGTQLSNTLLLELMGWKGLGGEPNPLLRKAAEARRSIPVVGEALYSRTGETLQFACNGLYGGLDETSELRISEARSGFTETLDVPTITLGDLLQREGAPKVIDYFSLDVEGAEMLVLSHLPLDAFTFRCFTVEHNFSAERPKIHRLMVEQGFRRVFRELSGHDDWYVNTAVRFRGWPARLLRRLDDERGRLHLARLQHKVMADPDRAIAGLYATLFSRARPHPRGFLELSALLRSAGRLDEARAILLRGTALHPTNARLQRQLGELGPPGTAGTAQAAAVGQEV, from the coding sequence ATGGGGCTGTTCGATTCCAGAGACCGCTTTCTGGCCTTCTGTGAGGTGTTCCAGAGCCTCACCAATTCCCAGTGCCTGCAGGACCTGTTTGCCCTCTATTGCCACGGGCCGAAGCCGGGATACTTTCTTGAATTCGGACTCGCAAACGGCACCCAGCTCTCCAATACGCTGCTGCTGGAACTGATGGGTTGGAAGGGGCTGGGTGGAGAGCCCAACCCCCTGCTGCGCAAGGCAGCTGAGGCGCGGCGCTCCATCCCCGTTGTGGGGGAAGCGCTCTATTCCCGTACGGGTGAGACCCTGCAATTCGCCTGCAATGGGCTTTACGGAGGGCTGGACGAGACGTCCGAGCTGCGGATCAGCGAAGCCCGCTCCGGATTCACCGAAACCCTCGACGTTCCCACGATCACGCTGGGGGATCTCCTGCAGCGCGAGGGCGCACCCAAGGTGATTGATTATTTCTCCCTCGATGTCGAAGGAGCGGAGATGCTGGTGCTGAGCCATCTTCCCCTCGATGCCTTCACATTTCGCTGTTTCACGGTGGAACACAATTTCTCGGCCGAGCGGCCGAAGATTCACCGGCTGATGGTGGAGCAGGGGTTCCGCCGCGTGTTCAGGGAGCTGAGCGGCCATGACGACTGGTACGTGAACACGGCCGTCCGGTTCCGGGGATGGCCAGCCCGGCTGCTGCGACGCCTCGATGACGAGCGCGGCCGCCTGCACCTGGCTCGCCTGCAGCACAAGGTGATGGCCGATCCCGATCGGGCGATTGCGGGCCTCTACGCCACCCTGTTCTCACGGGCCCGCCCCCACCCGCGCGGTTTCCTCGAGCTCTCGGCCCTGCTGCGCTCGGCGGGCCGGCTGGATGAGGCCCGCGCCATCCTGCTGAGGGGCACGGCACTCCATCCCACCAATGCCCGCCTCCAGCGCCAGCTGGGCGAGCTGGGCCCGCCTGGAACGGCCGGCACCGCCCAGGCGGCCGCCGTGGGTCAAGAGGTGTAA
- a CDS encoding DUF6439 family protein, producing the protein MLVINDRDWHALKTQRARRGAEQLAAALVQLLAADDPRQSGIGPARQEAAELVEHALAWLRAEISDPGCPSHGR; encoded by the coding sequence TTGCTCGTCATCAACGACCGCGACTGGCATGCCCTCAAGACCCAGCGGGCCCGACGCGGCGCCGAACAACTGGCCGCCGCCCTGGTGCAGCTTCTCGCTGCCGATGACCCCCGGCAGAGTGGGATCGGACCGGCACGTCAGGAAGCCGCCGAGCTGGTGGAGCACGCCCTGGCCTGGCTGCGGGCCGAGATCAGCGATCCGGGCTGCCCCAGCCACGGGCGCTGA